The Deltaproteobacteria bacterium genome contains a region encoding:
- a CDS encoding HEAT repeat domain-containing protein — MKPFIFDISGRALKKKVQGLLLSPDWLSAKKALESLPARKAVNPLTGFLCSSDENVRWRAVEALGIVVSHLAKKEPESARVVLRRLLWMLNDESGGIGWGAPEAIGEILARDGGRLAEEFGRLLVSYVNPSANFLEHPALRRGALWGIGRLAQVRPDITLAATDDLYSLLSDPDPANRGLAARALGLMAAPGVSDGLCRLLCEPFPVNVWEDGQIRHVTVAGLARKALASARPLGYTGESRPPGSDKP; from the coding sequence ATGAAACCATTCATCTTCGACATAAGCGGCCGGGCCCTTAAAAAAAAGGTGCAGGGCCTTCTTCTGTCGCCGGACTGGCTTTCGGCCAAAAAGGCCCTGGAAAGCCTGCCAGCCCGGAAAGCCGTCAACCCCCTCACCGGCTTTCTGTGCAGCAGCGACGAAAACGTTCGCTGGCGGGCGGTGGAAGCCCTGGGCATCGTGGTTTCGCATCTTGCCAAAAAGGAGCCGGAATCGGCCAGGGTTGTTTTAAGGCGGCTCCTGTGGATGCTCAACGACGAGTCGGGCGGGATCGGCTGGGGAGCGCCCGAAGCCATCGGGGAGATTCTCGCCCGTGACGGCGGACGCCTTGCCGAGGAATTCGGGCGGCTGCTGGTCTCCTACGTCAATCCTTCGGCCAACTTTTTGGAGCACCCGGCGCTTCGCCGGGGGGCCCTGTGGGGAATAGGCCGCCTTGCCCAGGTGAGGCCGGATATAACCCTGGCGGCCACGGACGACCTTTACTCGCTTTTGTCCGACCCCGACCCGGCAAACCGTGGACTTGCGGCGCGCGCCCTGGGGCTGATGGCCGCGCCGGGGGTTTCTGACGGCCTTTGCAGGCTCTTGTGCGAGCCTTTTCCCGTAAACGTGTGGGAGGATGGTCAAATCCGGCACGTAACCGTGGCCGGGCTCGCAAGAAAGGCCCTGGCCTCCGCCCGCCCGCTCGGTTATACCGGGGAAAGCAGGCCCCCCGGTTCGGACAAGCCCTGA
- a CDS encoding TIGR02757 family protein yields the protein MRLKDRLEEQYRHYNHRDFVHPDPLEFLFRYDDVNDREVAGLIASALAYGKVERILVSVERILAPMGGNPRRFLMESGEARIAPACEGFVHRFCKGDDMAAYLCAMRGVLEKYGSIEAAFSSGAKPGDVNALPGLSALFRAFVEAGFPEKNHLMPDPGAGSPVKRLNLFLRWMVRKDAVDPGGWETVKPSQLIVPLDTHLHRVARELELTGRNAADMKTALEITESLARFCPEDPVRYDFSLTRPGIRGRRD from the coding sequence ATGCGCCTGAAAGACCGCCTGGAAGAGCAATACCGGCATTACAACCACCGGGATTTCGTCCACCCGGACCCCCTGGAATTCCTCTTTCGCTACGATGACGTGAATGACCGCGAGGTGGCGGGCCTCATAGCCTCGGCCCTGGCCTACGGAAAGGTGGAGCGCATCCTGGTCTCAGTGGAGCGAATCCTGGCCCCAATGGGCGGAAATCCCAGGCGCTTTCTGATGGAGTCCGGTGAAGCCAGGATCGCGCCAGCCTGCGAGGGCTTCGTCCACCGGTTCTGCAAGGGGGATGACATGGCGGCCTATCTTTGCGCCATGCGGGGGGTGCTTGAAAAATACGGCTCCATTGAGGCGGCCTTTTCATCGGGAGCCAAGCCGGGCGATGTTAACGCGCTTCCCGGCCTTTCCGCCCTTTTCCGGGCCTTTGTGGAGGCCGGTTTTCCGGAAAAAAACCACCTCATGCCGGACCCCGGGGCCGGAAGCCCGGTGAAAAGGCTGAATCTTTTTTTGCGGTGGATGGTGAGAAAGGACGCCGTGGACCCCGGCGGATGGGAAACGGTGAAACCGAGCCAGTTGATAGTGCCGCTCGACACCCACCTTCACAGGGTGGCCAGGGAGCTTGAACTTACGGGCCGAAACGCTGCCGACATGAAAACCGCCCTTGAAATAACCGAATCCCTTGCCAGGTTCTGCCCGGAAGACCCGGTGCGCTACGATTTCTCCCTCACCCGCCCCGGCATCAGGGGCAGGAGGGATTGA
- a CDS encoding HAMP domain-containing protein produces MTIRRKTALVLVAAFCVLAVVEALFLSRVVLTSFSALEAEDAARNMERVIRAIESETGHLAAVASDWGAWDDTWRFMKDRNRSYVESNLLENTFSTTGANLIYFVDTEGQVVWSGILTPEDHWIPSLNEFPEKALPKDHPLLCPQWDDDSPAMPGASRSGVLNTQKGPLIAAAQPIVTSNDSGPSRGTIIMGAFLDDRAVRRISEQTRVKFSVLPGSAVFGTGPDPKAETIKAGSRSYTISRTGADRLVVETRLPDLGGKRDFFLTAELDRSLHQRGMRVLAFALFFTLAAFLTCFAAIVILNRRVVLSPITRIRDHALLIEGEGDLSARLNMKRKDEIGALASAFDRMVERVEEMSGDLARANQALSLDIERREEMEETLRRGEEYVRSVFQSMRDEILVIGPGLIVEDANRETLESLGIRRSEVRGLALGRVFGDFLPHCDFAEECGRVAEVFDTSQPHSCRLTVKHPEGALFLDALFSPMPGPEGKVGRVIAAFRDVTFEENLSRKVAAMRKMQAVGALAGGVAHEFNNILMSMLLNIEYCLKKLPPEDSSYDALAMSLESGRRARDLIRELLSFSRGAADAPAVLSVSPVIKETIKIILSTAGRDIRIGFEKTIKNDRVLSTPSAIQQVTANLCNNALWAMRDKGGELFVSLATAEEKDGGDAFLCLVVSDNGPGMPQEVMERIFEPFFTTKNPGEGAGLGLAVVHGLVSEMGGFVKVASKPGAGTTFQVFLPLASEEGAGAEPGELNGGGANILLAEEDGDLGHSMYRLLTGMGHWVSLERNGDEALARILADPSAFDVIVASHALPFLSGLALARELKRRGLSIPVILLKGPDAPPAPPGLDDESVSIIAQKPISVMELERLVVSVVKTP; encoded by the coding sequence ATGACCATCCGACGCAAAACCGCTCTCGTGCTTGTGGCGGCTTTCTGCGTTCTTGCCGTGGTGGAGGCCCTGTTTCTGTCCAGGGTCGTCCTTACCAGCTTTTCCGCGCTTGAGGCGGAAGACGCGGCCAGGAACATGGAGCGGGTGATCCGGGCCATAGAGAGCGAAACCGGTCACCTGGCCGCAGTGGCCAGCGACTGGGGGGCATGGGACGACACCTGGCGTTTCATGAAGGACCGCAACAGGTCTTACGTGGAATCGAACCTTCTGGAAAACACCTTTTCCACAACCGGGGCCAACCTGATCTATTTCGTCGATACGGAAGGGCAGGTGGTGTGGAGCGGCATATTGACCCCGGAGGATCACTGGATACCGTCCCTTAACGAGTTCCCCGAAAAGGCCCTTCCAAAGGATCACCCCCTTCTTTGCCCGCAGTGGGATGATGATTCGCCCGCCATGCCCGGCGCTTCCCGGTCCGGCGTATTGAACACCCAGAAGGGTCCCCTCATTGCGGCTGCCCAGCCCATTGTCACCAGCAACGACAGCGGGCCTTCCAGGGGCACCATCATCATGGGAGCCTTTCTGGATGACCGGGCGGTGAGGCGGATTTCGGAACAGACACGGGTGAAATTTTCCGTTCTGCCGGGCAGCGCAGTTTTCGGAACCGGCCCTGATCCCAAGGCCGAGACAATAAAGGCAGGGAGCCGAAGCTACACCATATCCCGCACCGGCGCAGACAGGCTCGTGGTGGAAACCCGGCTTCCGGACCTTGGCGGAAAAAGGGACTTCTTTCTTACCGCAGAGCTTGACCGCAGCCTCCACCAGCGCGGCATGAGGGTCCTGGCCTTTGCCCTTTTTTTCACCCTCGCCGCTTTTCTGACCTGTTTTGCAGCCATAGTGATCCTCAATCGAAGGGTCGTGCTGTCGCCCATAACCCGGATAAGGGACCACGCCCTTCTTATAGAAGGCGAAGGCGATCTTTCGGCCCGGCTGAACATGAAAAGGAAGGACGAGATAGGAGCCCTGGCCAGCGCCTTTGACAGGATGGTGGAGAGGGTGGAGGAGATGTCCGGCGATCTGGCCCGCGCCAACCAGGCCCTTTCGCTGGACATCGAGCGGCGGGAGGAGATGGAGGAGACCCTACGCCGGGGAGAGGAGTACGTAAGAAGCGTCTTTCAGAGCATGAGGGACGAGATACTGGTCATAGGCCCAGGGCTTATCGTGGAAGACGCCAACCGGGAAACCCTGGAATCGCTCGGAATCAGGCGCAGCGAGGTCAGGGGCCTGGCCCTTGGGCGGGTGTTCGGGGATTTCCTGCCCCACTGCGACTTTGCAGAGGAATGCGGAAGGGTTGCCGAGGTGTTCGATACCAGCCAGCCCCATTCCTGCCGCCTCACGGTCAAACACCCGGAAGGCGCGCTTTTCCTGGACGCCCTGTTCTCGCCCATGCCCGGCCCGGAGGGAAAGGTCGGGCGCGTGATAGCAGCCTTCAGGGACGTCACCTTCGAGGAAAACCTTTCCCGCAAGGTGGCCGCCATGCGCAAGATGCAGGCGGTGGGCGCACTTGCGGGCGGGGTGGCCCACGAGTTCAACAACATCCTCATGAGCATGTTGCTGAACATCGAATACTGCCTGAAAAAACTTCCGCCCGAAGACTCCTCCTACGACGCCCTTGCCATGTCCCTGGAAAGCGGCAGGCGGGCGAGGGACCTGATACGGGAGCTTCTGTCCTTCAGCAGGGGGGCCGCCGACGCGCCCGCCGTCCTTTCCGTGTCGCCGGTCATCAAGGAAACCATCAAGATCATTCTTTCCACGGCGGGTCGGGACATACGCATCGGCTTTGAAAAAACCATCAAAAACGACAGGGTGCTGTCAACCCCTTCGGCCATCCAGCAGGTGACGGCCAACCTTTGCAACAACGCCCTGTGGGCCATGAGGGACAAGGGCGGCGAGCTTTTCGTGAGCCTTGCCACCGCCGAAGAAAAGGACGGAGGGGACGCCTTCCTGTGCCTCGTTGTTTCGGACAACGGCCCCGGAATGCCCCAGGAGGTCATGGAGCGCATATTCGAGCCCTTCTTCACCACCAAGAACCCAGGAGAGGGCGCGGGCCTTGGGCTTGCCGTGGTACACGGCCTGGTTAGCGAGATGGGCGGCTTCGTCAAGGTTGCCTCAAAGCCCGGCGCGGGGACCACTTTCCAGGTTTTCCTTCCCTTGGCCAGCGAGGAAGGGGCCGGGGCCGAACCTGGCGAACTCAACGGCGGCGGCGCGAACATACTTCTGGCCGAAGAGGACGGCGACCTGGGCCATTCCATGTACCGGCTTTTAACCGGCATGGGCCACTGGGTGAGCCTGGAGCGAAACGGCGACGAAGCCCTGGCAAGAATCCTCGCAGACCCTTCGGCCTTCGACGTGATAGTCGCCTCCCATGCCCTGCCGTTCCTTTCAGGTCTGGCCCTGGCAAGGGAACTTAAAAGGCGGGGCCTTTCAATACCGGTGATTCTTTTGAAAGGCCCGGACGCCCCCCCGGCCCCGCCCGGCCTTGACGACGAAAGCGTAAGCATAATCGCCCAAAAACCCATATCGGTCATGGAACTTGAACGCCTTGTGGTGTCAGTGGTGAAAACCCCTTAA
- a CDS encoding sigma-54-dependent Fis family transcriptional regulator gives MAKLLVIDDDVAICAILERIFRDKGHEVVCIHTLDEGLEKAIKMGPDAVFLDVRFPSGNGLEYLPLLKTVPSRPEVIVVTGYADPDSAERAIKADAWDYIEKPASMDSLVLALENALQYRRQKILSDPVDKLNRRGIVGRSPALNNCLSLAARCAKNDSHVLIYGETGTGKEMFARLIHENSPRADKNFVVVDCGSLPKTLAESLLFGHAKGAYTGAHKAETGLVRHAHQGTLFLDEVGDLPLPLQKAFLRVLEERRFRPIGEVEEVESDFRLISATNKDLARMAAEGKFREDLLFRLQAVTIHLPALRDRVDDILPLVENFVEREARRTGTEKKKLSPMFLKDLESYPWPGNVRELQHAMESVFAEAQDEPLFFARHLPASIRATLARSAFTKIESHAPAVQEKKEAGISEIPSSPTAPDETAKSAETMPLKWQDFRRTMVEDAEKRYLVELLARTEGEVKRAAALSGLSAPRLYELLRKHRITSRYSGE, from the coding sequence ATGGCAAAACTCCTCGTTATAGATGACGATGTGGCCATCTGCGCCATCCTTGAACGCATATTCAGGGACAAGGGCCACGAAGTCGTTTGCATCCACACCCTCGATGAAGGCCTGGAAAAGGCCATCAAAATGGGGCCGGACGCGGTGTTTCTGGACGTGCGCTTTCCTTCCGGCAACGGCCTGGAATACCTTCCTCTCCTGAAAACCGTGCCCTCCCGCCCGGAAGTCATAGTGGTCACGGGTTACGCCGACCCCGATTCAGCAGAGCGGGCCATCAAGGCGGATGCCTGGGATTACATCGAAAAACCCGCCTCAATGGATTCACTTGTCCTGGCCCTCGAAAACGCCCTTCAATACCGGCGGCAGAAAATTTTGAGCGACCCGGTGGACAAGCTGAACCGGCGGGGGATAGTGGGCAGAAGCCCGGCCCTCAACAACTGCCTGTCCCTGGCCGCGCGCTGCGCCAAAAACGACTCCCACGTACTCATCTACGGCGAAACCGGCACGGGCAAGGAGATGTTCGCTCGCCTCATCCACGAAAACAGCCCGCGCGCGGACAAAAATTTCGTGGTGGTGGACTGCGGCTCCCTTCCCAAGACCCTTGCGGAAAGCCTTCTTTTCGGTCACGCCAAGGGGGCCTACACCGGGGCGCACAAGGCTGAAACCGGCCTTGTCCGGCACGCCCATCAGGGCACCCTGTTTCTCGACGAGGTGGGGGACCTTCCGCTCCCCCTGCAGAAGGCCTTCCTGCGGGTGCTTGAGGAAAGGCGTTTCCGCCCCATAGGCGAGGTGGAGGAGGTGGAAAGCGACTTCCGGCTCATTTCCGCCACCAATAAAGACCTGGCCCGCATGGCCGCCGAGGGCAAGTTCCGGGAAGACCTTCTTTTCCGGCTCCAGGCCGTCACCATCCACCTGCCGGCCTTAAGGGACAGGGTGGACGACATCCTGCCCCTGGTGGAGAACTTCGTTGAAAGGGAGGCCCGGAGAACCGGGACGGAAAAGAAAAAACTTTCCCCCATGTTTCTTAAGGATCTTGAATCCTATCCCTGGCCCGGAAATGTGCGGGAGCTTCAGCACGCCATGGAAAGCGTTTTCGCCGAAGCCCAGGACGAGCCCCTCTTTTTCGCAAGGCACCTGCCCGCCTCCATCCGGGCCACCCTGGCAAGGAGCGCCTTCACAAAAATCGAAAGCCACGCCCCCGCCGTCCAGGAAAAAAAGGAAGCGGGCATCAGCGAAATCCCGTCCTCTCCCACGGCCCCGGACGAGACGGCTAAAAGCGCCGAGACCATGCCCCTCAAATGGCAGGATTTCCGCCGCACCATGGTGGAAGACGCAGAAAAACGCTACCTGGTGGAGCTTCTTGCCAGGACGGAGGGCGAGGTCAAACGGGCCGCAGCCCTTTCCGGCCTTTCCGCCCCACGCCTTTATGAGCTTCTACGCAAGCATCGCATAACCAGCAGATATTCCGGTGAATAA
- a CDS encoding ferredoxin: protein MKIPIIDRAECTDCEGCMAMAPTVFAKNEAGIIEVLPLPSYPEDEVDEAIKNCPCRCIRWEDEP, encoded by the coding sequence ATGAAAATCCCCATCATCGACCGCGCCGAATGCACCGACTGCGAGGGCTGCATGGCCATGGCCCCCACGGTGTTCGCTAAAAACGAAGCGGGGATCATCGAGGTTCTGCCTCTTCCGTCCTATCCCGAAGACGAGGTTGACGAGGCCATCAAGAACTGCCCCTGCAGGTGCATAAGATGGGAGGATGAACCTTGA
- a CDS encoding P-loop NTPase: protein MKIMICGKGGSGKSTLAALLAKNLARMGRPVLLVDADESNFGLSRLAGVETPEVLLENLGGRAGVREKMNQASDMNLIPIINRKFTVSDIPATCLSEVAGVKVLVMGKVKHFGEGCACMIGALTKRFLANLEEGPDTFVIVDTEAGVEHLGRGVDAGCGLILAVIDPTHESVLMADKLAGMAAQAGVPMRLVLNKADERIEAALRAKLPQDKIVAVLPNDDSIFLDSLEGRAISSQPLAVASLAEFVGSFSEKSSQPLPGFHPLG, encoded by the coding sequence ATGAAGATCATGATCTGCGGCAAGGGCGGCAGCGGCAAGAGCACGCTTGCGGCGCTTCTGGCCAAGAACCTGGCCCGGATGGGCAGGCCGGTTCTTCTGGTGGACGCCGACGAATCCAACTTCGGCCTATCAAGGCTCGCGGGCGTGGAGACTCCCGAAGTGCTCCTGGAAAACCTGGGGGGCCGCGCCGGGGTCCGGGAGAAGATGAACCAGGCGAGCGACATGAATCTCATCCCCATCATCAACAGGAAATTTACCGTTTCCGACATCCCGGCGACCTGCCTTTCGGAAGTCGCCGGCGTGAAGGTTCTGGTCATGGGCAAGGTGAAGCACTTCGGCGAGGGCTGCGCCTGCATGATAGGAGCCCTCACCAAGCGATTCCTGGCCAACCTGGAAGAGGGGCCGGACACCTTCGTCATCGTGGACACCGAAGCAGGGGTGGAACATCTGGGGCGCGGGGTTGACGCAGGCTGCGGGCTTATCCTGGCCGTGATCGACCCCACCCACGAATCAGTGCTCATGGCGGACAAACTGGCGGGCATGGCCGCCCAGGCGGGGGTTCCCATGCGGCTTGTGCTGAACAAGGCCGATGAAAGAATCGAGGCCGCCTTAAGGGCCAAGCTGCCCCAGGATAAAATCGTGGCCGTTTTGCCGAACGATGACTCGATCTTCCTGGATTCCCTGGAAGGCCGCGCCATTTCGTCCCAACCTTTGGCTGTGGCCAGCCTCGCCGAATTCGTCGGCTCATTTTCGGAGAAATCGTCGCAGCCCTTGCCCGGCTTCCACCCCTTGGGCTGA
- a CDS encoding beta-lactamase family protein produces MHSGARKIASLPFAAGQAVARTAARAAVFPVAAPLSCLNKGIHVPEDISDLITYDPAEEADPAETGMDRKSVDAIWKAVEGLYRSGMHPALSFCLRRNGKVVLKRAIGYARGAGPGDPPDAVKVPATPETPICLFSASKAVSAMCIHLLVEWGKIRLSDPVDYYIPEFSAHGKQNTTIFQVLSHFSGFPAVPGKTDPDILFDFEECSRVLCEAKPLLQSGAHAAYHAITGGFILGAIVKKVTGKDIREFLAENIQKPMGFSTFNYGLPPDRIGDAATNYYTGLPVIAPINVFVKRVLSASWQEVVKVSNDRRFMEAIIPSGNMYSTADEASRFFQMLLNYGELDGVRIFSPLTVRRATIEARPQEFDRMLFLPMRYSAGFMLGNDPVGMYGPFTRECFGHWGFINSFCWADRRRNTVGSLLSTGKPLLGSHLLPHARLLAAISRHCPQVPGGGEARSRVNRLLGAALKM; encoded by the coding sequence ATGCATTCAGGCGCCAGAAAAATTGCTTCCCTGCCCTTCGCAGCAGGGCAGGCCGTGGCCAGAACCGCTGCAAGGGCCGCCGTGTTCCCCGTGGCCGCCCCCCTTTCCTGCCTGAACAAGGGCATTCACGTACCAGAAGACATATCAGATCTCATTACCTACGATCCAGCAGAAGAAGCCGACCCCGCCGAGACCGGAATGGACCGCAAAAGCGTGGATGCCATCTGGAAGGCGGTGGAGGGTCTGTACAGGAGCGGGATGCATCCGGCCCTGTCCTTCTGCCTCAGGCGCAACGGGAAGGTGGTGCTCAAAAGGGCCATCGGTTACGCCAGAGGGGCCGGGCCCGGAGACCCGCCGGACGCAGTAAAGGTTCCGGCCACGCCGGAGACGCCCATCTGCCTGTTCTCCGCGTCCAAGGCCGTTTCCGCCATGTGCATCCATCTTCTGGTGGAGTGGGGGAAGATAAGGCTTTCGGACCCGGTGGATTATTACATCCCCGAATTTTCAGCCCACGGAAAACAGAACACCACCATCTTCCAGGTCCTTTCCCATTTTTCGGGCTTCCCTGCGGTTCCCGGAAAAACGGACCCGGATATTCTTTTCGATTTCGAGGAATGCTCGCGGGTGTTGTGCGAGGCGAAGCCGCTTCTTCAGAGCGGGGCCCACGCGGCCTACCACGCCATCACAGGCGGCTTCATACTGGGAGCCATAGTGAAAAAGGTGACCGGCAAGGACATAAGGGAATTCCTGGCCGAGAACATCCAGAAGCCCATGGGTTTTTCCACGTTCAACTACGGCCTTCCGCCGGACCGGATCGGGGACGCGGCCACCAATTATTATACCGGGCTTCCGGTCATCGCCCCCATCAATGTTTTCGTGAAAAGGGTGCTTTCCGCGTCATGGCAGGAGGTGGTGAAGGTTTCCAACGACCGGCGCTTCATGGAGGCCATAATCCCCTCCGGCAACATGTATTCCACCGCCGACGAGGCCAGCCGCTTCTTCCAGATGCTTCTCAATTACGGCGAGCTTGACGGCGTGCGCATATTCTCGCCGCTCACCGTGCGCCGGGCCACCATAGAGGCGAGGCCCCAGGAATTCGACCGGATGCTCTTTCTGCCCATGCGCTACAGCGCGGGCTTCATGCTGGGAAACGACCCCGTCGGCATGTACGGCCCCTTCACCAGGGAATGTTTCGGCCACTGGGGCTTCATCAACAGCTTCTGCTGGGCCGACCGGCGAAGGAACACGGTGGGATCGCTTCTCTCCACCGGAAAGCCCCTCCTGGGCTCGCACCTTTTGCCCCACGCCAGGCTCCTGGCGGCCATTTCCCGCCACTGCCCCCAGGTTCCGGGGGGAGGCGAGGCCCGAAGCAGGGTGAACCGCCTCTTGGGCGCGGCGCTCAAAATGTGA
- a CDS encoding flavodoxin domain-containing protein — MKQPIEIAPGIFWVGAVDWNIRDFHGYSTERGTTYNAYLLMDEKPVLIDTVKEPFAGEMLERVSQVIAPSKVSHIIANHGEMDHSGALPALVNAVGPEKPVICSKMGAKSIAAHMAGLNLTPVADGGTLNIGRRTLSFLETRMLHWPDSMFTYAPDERILFSSDAFGQHYGGPERFDDEIGDAIMPFAKKYFANILLLYAPLIEKLIAKVTEMKLAVDMICPDHGVMWRKEPGKIISAYADWSAQKPANRAAVVYDTMWKSTEKMAHALVESLNREGVAARLLHLRANDRSDVMTEVFDSGIVAMGSPTLNNGMFPTMADFLCYMKGLKPKNKIAAAFGSYGWSGEAANLVHQELSGAGFEMADSALRALFVPNADATQACYNLGKKLADLLKQKMAS, encoded by the coding sequence ATGAAACAGCCCATCGAAATCGCCCCCGGTATTTTCTGGGTCGGGGCGGTTGACTGGAACATACGGGATTTTCACGGCTATTCCACCGAGCGCGGCACCACCTACAACGCATATCTTCTGATGGACGAAAAGCCCGTCCTGATCGACACGGTGAAGGAGCCCTTTGCGGGCGAGATGCTGGAGAGGGTCTCCCAGGTCATAGCGCCATCGAAGGTCTCGCACATCATTGCCAACCACGGCGAGATGGACCACTCCGGCGCGCTTCCCGCCCTGGTGAACGCGGTGGGGCCGGAAAAGCCCGTAATCTGCTCCAAGATGGGGGCCAAAAGCATAGCGGCCCACATGGCAGGCTTGAACCTTACGCCCGTTGCGGACGGGGGGACGCTCAACATCGGCAGGCGCACCCTGAGTTTCCTGGAAACCAGGATGCTCCACTGGCCGGATTCCATGTTCACCTACGCGCCGGACGAGCGCATCCTCTTTTCCAGCGACGCCTTCGGCCAGCACTACGGCGGCCCGGAGCGCTTCGACGACGAAATCGGCGACGCCATCATGCCATTTGCGAAGAAGTATTTCGCAAACATCCTGCTTCTTTACGCGCCCTTGATCGAAAAGCTCATCGCAAAGGTGACGGAGATGAAGCTCGCGGTGGACATGATCTGCCCTGACCACGGCGTCATGTGGCGCAAAGAGCCTGGAAAGATCATTTCGGCCTACGCGGACTGGAGCGCCCAGAAGCCGGCGAACAGGGCCGCCGTGGTGTACGACACCATGTGGAAGAGCACGGAGAAGATGGCCCACGCACTGGTCGAGAGCTTAAACCGGGAAGGCGTGGCGGCGAGGCTTCTGCATCTAAGGGCCAACGATCGAAGCGACGTCATGACCGAGGTCTTCGATTCCGGCATCGTGGCCATGGGCTCGCCCACCTTGAACAACGGCATGTTCCCGACGATGGCGGATTTCCTGTGCTACATGAAGGGCCTGAAACCCAAAAACAAGATCGCCGCTGCTTTCGGCTCCTATGGATGGAGCGGCGAGGCGGCCAACCTGGTGCATCAGGAGCTTTCGGGCGCGGGCTTTGAAATGGCCGATTCCGCCCTTCGCGCCCTGTTCGTGCCCAACGCTGACGCCACCCAGGCCTGTTACAATCTTGGAAAGAAGCTGGCGGACTTACTGAAACAGAAGATGGCGTCATGA
- a CDS encoding cytoplasmic protein, with protein sequence MVFFVFREEAVCFVHVLLNALDFSQKGRLARIVMEGPAVKLVGSLEKQESQFHSLYMKAKNAGLIDGACMACSRQFGVNDEIVKSGLPLLSDMNGHPGILPYIERGFEVLIF encoded by the coding sequence GTGGTCTTTTTCGTTTTTCGTGAGGAGGCCGTCTGCTTCGTGCACGTTCTTTTGAACGCCCTCGATTTTTCCCAAAAGGGCCGCCTTGCAAGGATCGTGATGGAAGGCCCGGCTGTGAAGCTGGTCGGAAGCCTGGAAAAGCAGGAAAGCCAATTCCACTCCCTTTACATGAAGGCCAAAAACGCCGGGCTGATCGACGGGGCCTGCATGGCCTGCTCCCGCCAGTTCGGGGTTAACGACGAAATCGTCAAATCGGGCCTTCCACTTCTTTCGGACATGAACGGGCACCCCGGAATTCTTCCCTACATCGAGCGTGGTTTCGAGGTGCTGATTTTCTGA
- a CDS encoding 4Fe-4S binding protein gives MSRPDWLIGFIKKTFIRDEKKMAAAKLPVFGRIVEHFLFEGDHLVCLPRDQVVTVNQNVEDPGQTVLPSALADHLIDKAEHLFLMDFCICRTSMECRDYPVKYGCLFMGEATRDINPGWGRFVTKDEARAHLARCREAGLIHFVGRSKLDTVWLGIGPGEKLLTVCNCCPCCCITRGLPYVGERFAGKIHKAPGVSVSVGEDCIGCGSCVDACFAHAITLSDGRAEIGDECRGCGRCVETCPQTAISLTVDPALFPGRPEEHILNLVDI, from the coding sequence ATGTCACGACCCGACTGGCTCATCGGCTTCATCAAAAAGACCTTCATCCGCGATGAAAAAAAGATGGCTGCGGCCAAACTTCCCGTTTTCGGGCGGATCGTTGAGCATTTTCTTTTCGAGGGGGATCATTTGGTCTGCCTGCCACGGGACCAGGTGGTGACGGTGAACCAAAACGTGGAAGACCCCGGCCAGACGGTGCTTCCATCCGCCCTGGCCGATCATCTGATCGACAAGGCCGAACACCTTTTCCTCATGGATTTCTGCATTTGCCGCACCAGCATGGAGTGCAGGGATTACCCCGTGAAGTACGGCTGCCTTTTCATGGGCGAGGCCACCCGTGACATCAATCCGGGCTGGGGCCGCTTCGTCACCAAGGACGAGGCACGGGCGCACCTGGCCCGGTGCCGTGAGGCCGGGCTCATCCATTTTGTGGGAAGGAGCAAGCTCGATACGGTCTGGCTCGGCATCGGCCCCGGAGAGAAACTCCTCACCGTATGCAACTGCTGCCCCTGCTGCTGCATTACGCGCGGCCTTCCCTACGTGGGCGAGCGCTTTGCCGGAAAAATCCACAAGGCTCCGGGCGTTAGCGTTTCGGTGGGCGAGGATTGCATCGGCTGCGGCTCATGCGTTGACGCGTGTTTCGCCCACGCCATAACCCTGTCGGACGGCAGGGCGGAAATCGGAGACGAATGCAGGGGCTGCGGAAGGTGCGTCGAGACCTGCCCACAAACGGCCATAAGCCTTACTGTGGACCCCGCCCTTTTTCCGGGCAGGCCGGAGGAGCACATACTGAACCTGGTGGACATATGA